A region from the Gemmatimonadaceae bacterium genome encodes:
- a CDS encoding SusD/RagB family nutrient-binding outer membrane lipoprotein gives MRISKYAAFVGVVALALPSACGSFLDSQTAVANPNAPTAATTNQLFGGAIANIMGQQEGPVAMNICEWMQQCAGQGGRFVDLQGTYAIDSDSFDGSFQSIYTTGGLIQIRQVEANATAANDKVYLGIAEVVEAMDVLWGVDIWGDMPYREAVGGNSSPHFDPQQQIYADLLTLLDKAITDMGSGGAGPGAYDLIYGGNTAKWIETAHTLKARIYLHQEEKLGAAQYTSALNEAKKGISTPANDWLTVHSSATSERNLWAQFQLTSFGQDLVAGSVLAKIMVAQNDKRLPDYFAKNSHGGYAGYDVTTQTTPADSVSSILGSNRTNDAEFQQPIITYDETQLIIAEAAFQTNDKTTATTALNNVRARYSKAPIASPTLNDIMTEKYILTFQNVEAWNDYKRTCLPALKPARNKTAIPGRFLYGSTEMQTNTNAPTNEPGLASGRNWNDPNGCP, from the coding sequence ATGCGAATCTCCAAATACGCCGCGTTCGTCGGGGTCGTCGCGCTCGCGCTCCCCAGCGCGTGCGGCAGCTTCCTCGACTCTCAAACCGCCGTCGCCAACCCCAACGCTCCGACGGCCGCCACGACCAACCAGCTGTTCGGCGGCGCGATCGCCAACATCATGGGCCAGCAGGAAGGCCCGGTGGCGATGAACATCTGCGAGTGGATGCAGCAGTGCGCCGGCCAGGGCGGACGGTTCGTCGACCTGCAGGGCACCTACGCGATCGACTCGGACAGTTTCGACGGGTCGTTCCAGTCCATCTACACCACGGGTGGATTGATCCAGATCCGCCAGGTGGAGGCGAACGCCACGGCCGCGAACGACAAGGTGTATCTCGGCATCGCCGAGGTGGTCGAGGCGATGGACGTGCTGTGGGGCGTGGACATCTGGGGCGACATGCCGTACCGCGAAGCGGTCGGCGGCAACTCGTCGCCTCATTTCGACCCGCAGCAGCAGATCTACGCCGATCTGCTGACCCTCCTGGACAAGGCCATTACGGACATGGGCTCCGGTGGCGCGGGTCCCGGCGCGTACGATCTCATCTACGGTGGCAACACCGCGAAGTGGATCGAAACCGCGCACACGCTCAAGGCCCGCATCTATCTCCACCAGGAGGAGAAGCTCGGTGCGGCGCAGTACACGAGCGCGCTCAACGAGGCCAAGAAGGGTATCTCGACGCCCGCCAACGACTGGCTCACGGTGCACTCGTCGGCCACGTCGGAGCGCAACCTGTGGGCGCAGTTCCAGCTCACGTCGTTCGGCCAGGACCTCGTCGCGGGTTCCGTCCTCGCCAAGATCATGGTCGCCCAGAACGACAAGCGCCTGCCCGACTACTTCGCCAAGAACTCGCACGGCGGGTACGCCGGCTACGACGTCACGACGCAGACCACGCCGGCCGATTCGGTCTCGTCGATTCTTGGATCGAACCGCACCAACGACGCGGAGTTCCAGCAGCCGATCATCACGTACGACGAGACGCAGTTGATCATCGCCGAGGCGGCCTTCCAGACCAACGACAAAACCACCGCGACGACGGCCCTCAACAACGTGCGTGCGCGGTACAGCAAGGCACCGATCGCAAGCCCCACGCTCAACGACATCATGACCGAGAAGTACATCCTCACGTTCCAGAACGTCGAAGCGTGGAACGACTACAAGCGCACCTGTCTCCCGGCGCTCAAGCCGGCTCGCAACAAGACGGCGATCCCCGGCCGCTTCCTGTATGGATCGACCGAGATGCAGACGAACACGAACGCGCCGACGAACGAGCCAGGGCTCGCCAGCGGCCGAAACTGGAACGACCCGAACGGCTGTCCGTAA